Below is a genomic region from Oculatellaceae cyanobacterium.
TACTGGTACAGGATCGAATGAAATTTCAAGTGGTTGAGGAGTTTAAATATTAGAAGATTCAATTGGTACAACCACTCTGAATCCTTAGCGTCACTTTTCGCACGATTGCTGATACTGTGGCAATCGCGTAGGTAGGAAGTAAAGCTAACTTTGATTATTAAAGTAAATTTAAATAATTAGCCTTAATTAGACACATCAAAAAACATTTTTTTCAACTGTAATTCAATATATAAAATAGGATTTATCTTGTAAAGCCACTGTTCGATATTATCAGAATATTTTTCGACTAAATCTGTATCAAAAGTACCGTCCATCATCCAACGATAGACTGGACAATCATCCCCACCATTTGCCTCTATAAAGTAAGCTACGAATTCACAATCAGTATGCCTCAAAAAAGCAGTTAGAAAAAAAATATTTAAATTGTGCAATCTGCTTATCTCATACTCCACGATTGATTCCATCATCTCATCTTGTATGTCATAGATAGACGTATTTCTATTATGATTGAAAATATTTTTATTGTGGATGTTTTCAATTGAGATGTTTATTACCTTAGTTCCTATCAAAGCTAGTATTTTTTTATATGACTGGGGGAAAGCTACTTTATAGTGAGATTCTAATTGACTTATTTTTAAAGCAGAAAAATTTGTCATGTGTTGATTACAAACTAAAATTAAACTGGAGGTTTTAGTATTTATTGAACTAAATTATCATCGTTGTATATATGGAGTTAAGCTATCAAGTATCTGCAACTGCTTCTACTAAGAGTGAAGACGCGGTAGCGTCTGCGACCTTGGGAACTTAAAAAGCTACTCTAATTAAGTAAGTTGAAGGTCATAGTTCTTGAGTATTCAAACAACGATCTAGTGATTGGTTTATTTATAAATAGAGTCGTTTTTGGTTTAACTATTCCTTGAACAACACATCTGGAACACTACCGTAAAAGTGATGCACTCCCCATTTACCCACACTTCTTCTTCTCTTCTACTATTCTTTTATTGAATTATTTAGCGTGCCAATAATACAGCGTGATAACTCAGAACATTTTAGATGATTTTTTTCTCCTAATGTAATATAGTAAACAATGGGATCGGGATTACTATCACAAATAAAATACCAATAATGTATTGCAAGTGTGGTGGCAAAAAAGAAAGCATTATCAGGAATTGGATCGTATATAGTCTCGATATCTTCTTCCATCATTTCTCGTACATCTTCATAAAGCTCCAGTAAGCTTGGGGGATAATC
It encodes:
- a CDS encoding SMI1/KNR4 family protein; this encodes MTNFSALKISQLESHYKVAFPQSYKKILALIGTKVINISIENIHNKNIFNHNRNTSIYDIQDEMMESIVEYEISRLHNLNIFFLTAFLRHTDCEFVAYFIEANGGDDCPVYRWMMDGTFDTDLVEKYSDNIEQWLYKINPILYIELQLKKMFFDVSN
- a CDS encoding SMI1/KNR4 family protein, which codes for MKWLTMENNFDSLLDSIIKLSIEKNLISLSDILGMSNNEIKHIENTFCLKLPIVYKHFLAVCGNGCGKLLDNSLLDYPPSLLELYEDVREMMEEDIETIYDPIPDNAFFFATTLAIHYWYFICDSNPDPIVYYITLGEKNHLKCSELSRCIIGTLNNSIKE